One window of Kryptolebias marmoratus isolate JLee-2015 linkage group LG3, ASM164957v2, whole genome shotgun sequence genomic DNA carries:
- the sorbs2a gene encoding sorbin and SH3 domain-containing protein 2 isoform X8, whose amino-acid sequence MNTDSGGCVRKSVALSLTLSPMKRVQSSPNLATGTESHSSDLDSWRSRSANNGLKNGDANSSSLAAKGFRSVRPNLQDKKSPTQGQVLSHAMNGSSHPQRPMSPPSYPSPPASLHTGLQRQSRSSEGCESFTRESVVSGHTSVRSTVPIARFSEEEKKVSVVKAPHYEGIGPVDESGIPIAIRTTVDRPKDWYKTMFKQIHKVHKADDDYSDTYSATYAFINSEDHSLPSSVTMAHPPPRTHTYRPLSKSPSDNGGQLGTREPLPSPVPPPPPPMPSLLQLRARDSDREKDSPDMNLWGPPDRKVDTRKYRAEPKSIFEYEPGKSSILEHERPTYDDIDLENEPWYKFFSELEFGRPPPKKRLDYNPDISTRQRIETSLHIAPADKALERPASAASDYRKRRKSEPSSSQVNAQSQSRAATSPKPVDAYRASSSLKKPVIRSSPSSPSRAKGGDACNIYSNKMSTPAPYDSISLPPIPSGSDRVHEDANEEGSSSSKQSVCCTNSWQTKSQDAETWSSAEEAPPSSEKLKSRSCDDLLNDGHSGSGGQNATRSESAGSLVCDGNPATVSSSTQSLPHLHRRRAHDSPGFLQLYRKMHQIDRAHLIPSEVIRSVRARILELERQPHLHRHRLSPWAPSWGVEVPRDMVPNRISEYERLIQKSKSMPNLGDGEGPSGTTTPGGSSSRASSGGGGTPSYSKRRFSVESLLEEDNNGNSRTVPQSMDHIPRSPPEGQPRVGPEPGQSFPTPPVPQGPQANPDYSDSEQDAIASDLSDFIQVEGSSFCSESEFDHCSLTSSESLYGSSTLHHHHLRHHHHHHHHHHLPGHQSLGQSQGYQHRHLISTCKGRCPASYTRFTTMLRHERERARQEHQRSSQQNHSSHSQNQASPSQQAMSKLAFLVSPVPFRRKKDSPPTSRRSGAGGGRGSRPKSKQAIYEALDAALRDIYEHIQAERGHRSSRPPDDSILRRILAELLPSVPERSSSLRVTRGCWHRGHSSASVYPDGSPTGCASYRGEPSTPSFQSPRLQSPVSACYGRYLEASNNNEYGDEQGNGNGLCYSDQDVSRSYSTMDGRHTPQSRRPTPDREVSHKQMTQLILFSLLHQKQPARAIYDFKAQTTKELTFKKGDEVSIIRQIDNNWYEGEHRGRVGIFPIAYVEKMPSSEKQQPIRPPPPAHVREIGEAVARFNFNADTNVELSLRKGERVVVLRQVDQNWYEGKIPGTTKQGIFPVSYVDIVKHSPSKSSTHHIDPHGYHSNRTPSSTPVKPVYHLPPFSTTCDLPSPQSSLRRPDLQAVTSEWLSLTLDPSASIPATPVPHTPPPLPTDLSSVLTAREPTPISPAPSQKGFSLSHQAPSRMPPFTERGVGLGHTPAALPFSQPTPPPPPPLPPPISHSSFNSSLPDASLRYTSDRGLHISEAVQTGSVTKPEIDSCAESAPEQPSTQLPEQHKSNASENKSSKMPDIELYVKDPYDELLSEVLDGSSRAADGDVSKVLAVDSTPAKVTESQSRRFQKKDQESHQLAVKPAAVVEVRDSPGSVHLKVQFHKPLTMTPQPALWAEQSVSLSEQAADDQRPPSAEGMGYTELFIEEEDEELKDKEENIRVLNERLSPQAEVSFSSLTRLPHSGLPSSPTQPPVTSTLPPPSPSSPSSALPRSQQQNHSMVPVCPPVSPRPPSLPHFTTSPLPAVSPCPSVPSPPPHSSPDVVSQPSATHPSSLSRLPTSCPVSEPLIPPPASSPPKTSSPPLSSPRSPTSAPTVSHPGRRSPKVKQDPVVGGKPPRSPILSRRSYLSPVRGRRRLVQDALHGGGDPYQALYNYIPRNEDELELKEGDVVDVMEKCDDGWFVGTSRRSKLFGTFPGNYVKQL is encoded by the exons gGACTGAGTCTCACTCATCAGACCTAG ATTCCTGGCGGTCTCGCAGTGCAAACAATGGTCTTAAAAATGGAGATGCCAACAGCTCTTCCCTTGCCGCCAAAGGCTTTCGAAGTGTCAGACCCAACCTGCAGGACAAAAAGTCACCCACACAG GGCCAGGTTCTCTCTCACGCCATGAATGGAAGTTCACATCCTCAGAGGCCCATGTCTCCTCCGTCGTATCCATCACCTCCTGCCTCTCTCCACACTGGGCTACAGAGACAGAGCAGGAGCTCAG agggCTGTGAGTCGTTCACCAGAGAGTCTGTGGTTTCAGGCCACACCAGCGTCAGGAGCACCGTGCCCATCGCTCGGTTctcagaggaggaaaagaaagtgTCTGTCGTCAAAGCCCCGCATTATGAAGGCATCGGCCCTGTGGACGAATCAGGCATTCCTATTGCCATTCGCACG ACGGTGGACAGGCCCAAAGATTGGTACAAAACGATGTTCAAACAGATTCACAAAGTCCACAAAGCAG ATGATGACTATTCTGACACATACAGTGCAACATATGCTTTCATAAACAGCG AGGACCACAGCCTGCCATCCAGCGTCACCATGGCCCACCCGCCTCCTCGGACGCACACATACAGGCCTCTGTCCAAAAGCCCTTCCGACAACGGAGGGCAGCTGGGAACTCGGGAGCCTTTGCCATCCCCCGTgcccccaccacctccacccATGCCATCCCTCCTTCAGCTCAGAGCCAGAGACAGCGACCGTGAGAAAGATTCACCAGACAT GAACTTATGGGGTCCTCCAGACAGGAAAGTGGACACACGAAAGTACCGCGCAGAGCCCAAGAGTATTTTTGAGTATGAGCCCGGCAAGTCTTCTATTTTAGAGCACGAAAGACCA ACCTATGATGACATAGATTTAGAGAACGAGCCTTGGTATAAGTTCTTTTCCGAGCTGGAGTTTGGGCGCCCG CCTCCTAAAAAACGGCTGGATTATAATCCAGACATCTCCACTCGCCAGCGCATCGAG ACATCCCTCCACATCGCTCCTGCTGACAAGGCTTTGGAGAGACCTGCAAG tgCTGCCAGCGACTACAGGAAGAGAAGGAAGTCTGAGCCTTCGAGTTCCCAAGTGAATGCTCAGtctcagagcagagctgcaaCTTCTCCTAAACCAGTGGATGCCTACAGAGCCAGCAGCAGCCTAAAGAAACCTGTCATTCGTTCCTCGCCATCCTCACCCTCCAGAGCCAAAG GTGGGGACGCATgcaacatttattcaaacaaaatgtcCACCCCAGCTCCCTACGACAGTATCTCACTTCCTCCCATCCCTTCTGGCTCTGATCGTGTCCATGAGGATGCCAACGAGGAAGGCAGCTCTTCTTCAAAGCAGTCTGTCTGTTGTACAAACAGTTGGCAGACAAAAAGCCAGGATGCTGAGACGTGGAGCAGTGCGGAGGAGGCGCCGCCCTCCTCTGAGAAGCTCAAATCTCGTAGTTGTGATGACTTGCTCAATGATGGGCATTCTGGCTCAGGTGGTCAAAACGCCACTCGCTCAGAAAGTGCTGGGTCGCTGGTGTGCGACGGGAACCCCGCGACAGTTTCATCCTCCACGCAGTCGCTGCCTCATCTCCATCGGCGACGTGCACACGATTCCCCAGGTTTTCTCCAGCTTTATCGGAAGATGCACCAGATCGATCGAGCTCACCTCATCCCATCTGAAGTCATCCGTTCTGTTCGTGCTCGTATCCTGGAACTAGAGCGTCAGCCTCATCTACATCGCCATCGCCTCTCTCCTTGGGCGCCCTCCTGGGGTGTGGAAGTGCCAAGAGATATGGTGCCAAATCGTATTTCTGAATATGAGCGTCTCATTCAGAAGTCCAAATCCATGCCTAACTTGGGTGATGGCGAGGGGCCTTCAGGGACCACCACGCCGGGTGGCTCGTCATCTCGAGCTagcagtggtggtggtgggacgCCCAGTTATTCAAAACGCCGTTTTTCTGTAGAATCATTGCTGGAGGAGGACAACAATGGAAACAGCAGGACTGTACCTCAAAGCATGGATCACATACCTCGAAGCCCACCTGAAGGCCAGCCTCGTGTTGGGCCAGAGCCTGGTCAGTCATTTCCTACTCCTCCTGTTCCCCAAGGCCCACAGGCCAATCCTGACTATTCTGACAGTGAGCAGGATGCTATTGCATCTGACCTCAGTGATTTCATTCAGGTGGAGGGTTCTTCATTTTGCAGTGAGAGTGAATTTGATCATTGCTCGCTAACTTCATCCGAGAGCCTTTACGGGTCTTCTACCCTCCACCATCACCACCTTcgccatcaccaccaccaccaccatcaccaccaccttCCTGGTCACCAAAGCCTAGGACAGAGTCAAGGCTACCAGCACCGCCACCTCATCAGCACCTGCAAAGGCCGCTGCCCGGCCTCATACACCCGCTTCACAACCATGCTTCGTCATGAGAGGGAGCGAGCGCGGCAAGAGCACCAGAGATCCTCACAGCAGAATCACAGCAGCCATTCCCAGAATCAGGCCTCGCCGTCCCAACAAGCGATGTCCAAGCTGGCCTTCTTGGTCAGCCCAGTGCCTTTCCGCAGGAAAAAGGACTCACCGCCTACCTCTAGAAGAAGCGGTGCTGGCGGAGGTCGAGGTAGCAGACCCAAGTCTAAACAGGCCATTTACGAGGCCCTAGATGCAGCCTTGAGAGACATTTATGAGCACATTCAAGCGGAGAGAGGCCACAGAAGCTCTAGGCCACCCGACGATAGCATCTTGAGGAGAATATTGGCTGAGCTGCTGCCAAGCGTGCCTGAAAGAAGCTCCTCTTTGCGAGTGACGAGAGGTTGCTGGCACAGAGGTCATTCTTCTGCATCTGTTTACCCTGATGGAAGCCCTACTGGGTGTGCTTCATACAGAGGAGAACCCTCCACACCAAGCTTCCAGTCACCACGGTTACAGTCACCAGTCAGTGCCTGTTACGGACGATATTTGGAGGCCTCAAACAATAATGAATATGGAGACGAGCAGGGCAACGGAAACGGTCTCTGTTATTCAG acCAGGATGTATCCAGGAGTTATTCCACCATGGATGGACGCCATACCCCGCAGAGCAGAAGGCCAACTCCTGACAGAGAG GTCTCCCATAAACAGATGACACAACTTATTCTGTTCTCTCTCCTTCATCAGAAACAGCCTGCAAGAGCCATTTATGATTTTAAGGCACAAACAACGAA GGagttgacatttaaaaaggGTGATGAAGTGAGCATCATCAGGCAAATAGATAACAACTGGTATGAAGGAGAACACAGAGGACGGGTGGGGATATTCCCCATAGCGTACGTGGAG AAGATGCCATCCTCAGAAAAGCAGCAGCCGATTCGTCCTCCTCCACCAGCACACGTCCGAGAGATCGGAGAGGCAGTGGCCCGCTTTAACTTCAACGCTGACACTAATGTGGAGCTGTCACTAAGAAAG GGCGAGAGAGTTGTCGTATTAAGGCAGGTGGATCAGAACTGGTACGAGGGCAAGATCCCCGGCACAACCAAACAGGGCATCTTTCCCGTGTCCTACGTTGACATTGTGAAGCACTCGCCGTCCAAGAGCTCCACCCACCACATAGATCCACATGGTTACCATAGCAACAGGACCCCAAGCTCCACGCCCGTCAAG CCGGTCTATCACCTGCCTCCATTTTCCACCACTTGTGACCTCCCTTCCCCTCAATCCTCTCTGAGAAGACCTGACCTCCAGGCTGTCACCAGCGAGTGGCTGTCGCTCACATTGGACCCATCAGCGTCCATCCCAGCCACCCCTGTaccacacacacctcccccTCTCCCCACTGACCTTTCCTCTGTCCTCACGGCTCGAGAGCCAACACCAATCTCGCCCGCTCCATCGCAAAAAGGCTTCTCCCTTTCACATCAGGCACCTTCCAGAATGCCACCTTTCACTGAGAGAGGTGTCGGTTTAGGCCACACCCCCGCTGCTCTTCCTTTCTCCCAACCtactccaccacctcctcctcctcttcctccacccaTCTCTCACTCTTCATTCAACTCCTCACTACCTGATGCTTCACTTCGATATACCAGTGACAGGGGGTTACATATCAGTGAAGCGGTCCAAACTGGATCCGTTACTAAGCCAGAAATTGACTCCTGCGCAGAGTCAGCACCAGAACAGCCATCCACACAACTTCCAGAGCAGCATAAGTCCAATgcttctgaaaacaaaagcagcaaaatgcctGACATCGAGTTATATGTAAAAGACCCATATGACGAGCTGTTGTCTGAGGTTCTAGACGGTTCCAGCCGAGCAGCTGATGGTGACGTTTCAAAAGTGCTTGCAGTAGATTCCACACCTGCCAAGGTCACCGAATCTCAGAGCAGACGGTTCCAGAAAAAAGACCAAGAGTCTCATCAGTTAGCAGTGAAACCTGCAGCAGTCGTTGAAGTCAGAGACTCACCTGGCAGCGTTCATTTAAAGGTGCAGTTTCACAAACCTCTAACAATGACGCCGCAGCCTGCTCTGTGGGCGGAGCAGTCAGTGTCTCTGAGTGAACAAGCTGCTGATGATCAGAGGCCACCGTCAGCAGAAGGAATGGGATACACAGAATTATTCATTGAGGAAGAGGACGaagagctgaaagacaaagaggaaaacattaGAGTTTTAAATGAGAGACTCAGTCCGCAG GCCGAagtgtctttttcttctctgactCGATTACCTCACTCCGGTCTCCCCTCATCCCCCACACAACCACCTGTGACCTCTACGCTTCCTCCCCCTTCTCCATCTTCTCCATCATCTGCTTTACCCCGatcacagcagcagaaccacagCATGGTCCCTGTCTGTCCTCCCGTCTCCCCTCGCCCCCCATCCCTCCCTCATTTCACAACGTCTCCGCTTCCCGCGGTGTCTCCCTGTCCGTCtgtcccctctcctccccctcacTCCTCTCCAGACGTCGTCTCACAGCCGTCTGCCACACACCCCTCGAGTCTGTCTCGTCTGCCTACGTCCTGCCCCGTCTCAGAGCCACTTATCCCTCCCCCTGCTTCGTCTCCCCCTAAaacctcctcccctcccctctcctctccacgCTCTCCCACTTCTGCCCCCACTGTATCACATCCAGGACGTAGGTCCCCTAAGGTGAAG
- the sorbs2a gene encoding sorbin and SH3 domain-containing protein 2 isoform X13 produces MNTDSGGCVRKSVALSLTLSPMKRVQSSPNLATGTESHSSDLDSWRSRSANNGLKNGDANSSSLAAKGFRSVRPNLQDKKSPTQDVSPLPLPPPRRESFHFLPTGTKPPDYSSIINLTNDLSPGTLTFTKKDKAVLKESYSVSSMSSYSYSKTSANSVQQIDQSTVPNDMSNFSASATANTQERKVSSLKLTPVTIPDPPAHLNSQADAHSKTQTTRFPPQTSPPPPKGPVPSQPPSQTASLSVHLGEENLKKPASLGSNPRVEVKIPDQTPTSAPSQMEMSKPPPAVPPRPSPAELLGQVLSHAMNGSSHPQRPMSPPSYPSPPASLHTGLQRQSRSSEGCESFTRESVVSGHTSVRSTVPIARFSEEEKKVSVVKAPHYEGIGPVDESGIPIAIRTTVDRPKDWYKTMFKQIHKVHKADDDYSDTYSATYAFINSEDHSLPSSVTMAHPPPRTHTYRPLSKSPSDNGGQLGTREPLPSPVPPPPPPMPSLLQLRARDSDREKDSPDMNLWGPPDRKVDTRKYRAEPKSIFEYEPGKSSILEHERPTSLHIAPADKALERPASAASDYRKRRKSEPSSSQVNAQSQSRAATSPKPVDAYRASSSLKKPVIRSSPSSPSRAKGGDACNIYSNKMSTPAPYDSISLPPIPSGSDRVHEDANEEGSSSSKQSVCCTNSWQTKSQDAETWSSAEEAPPSSEKLKSRSCDDLLNDGHSGSGGQNATRSESAGSLVCDGNPATVSSSTQSLPHLHRRRAHDSPGFLQLYRKMHQIDRAHLIPSEVIRSVRARILELERQPHLHRHRLSPWAPSWGVEVPRDMVPNRISEYERLIQKSKSMPNLGDGEGPSGTTTPGGSSSRASSGGGGTPSYSKRRFSVESLLEEDNNGNSRTVPQSMDHIPRSPPEGQPRVGPEPGQSFPTPPVPQGPQANPDYSDSEQDAIASDLSDFIQVEGSSFCSESEFDHCSLTSSESLYGSSTLHHHHLRHHHHHHHHHHLPGHQSLGQSQGYQHRHLISTCKGRCPASYTRFTTMLRHERERARQEHQRSSQQNHSSHSQNQASPSQQAMSKLAFLVSPVPFRRKKDSPPTSRRSGAGGGRGSRPKSKQAIYEALDAALRDIYEHIQAERGHRSSRPPDDSILRRILAELLPSVPERSSSLRVTRGCWHRGHSSASVYPDGSPTGCASYRGEPSTPSFQSPRLQSPVSACYGRYLEASNNNEYGDEQGNGNGLCYSDQDVSRSYSTMDGRHTPQSRRPTPDREKQPARAIYDFKAQTTKELTFKKGDEVSIIRQIDNNWYEGEHRGRVGIFPIAYVEKMPSSEKQQPIRPPPPAHVREIGEAVARFNFNADTNVELSLRKGERVVVLRQVDQNWYEGKIPGTTKQGIFPVSYVDIVKHSPSKSSTHHIDPHGYHSNRTPSSTPVKPVYHLPPFSTTCDLPSPQSSLRRPDLQAVTSEWLSLTLDPSASIPATPVPHTPPPLPTDLSSVLTAREPTPISPAPSQKGFSLSHQAPSRMPPFTERGVGLGHTPAALPFSQPTPPPPPPLPPPISHSSFNSSLPDASLRYTSDRGLHISEAVQTGSVTKPEIDSCAESAPEQPSTQLPEQHKSNASENKSSKMPDIELYVKDPYDELLSEVLDGSSRAADGDVSKVLAVDSTPAKVTESQSRRFQKKDQESHQLAVKPAAVVEVRDSPGSVHLKVQFHKPLTMTPQPALWAEQSVSLSEQAADDQRPPSAEGMGYTELFIEEEDEELKDKEENIRVLNERLSPQAEVSFSSLTRLPHSGLPSSPTQPPVTSTLPPPSPSSPSSALPRSQQQNHSMVPVCPPVSPRPPSLPHFTTSPLPAVSPCPSVPSPPPHSSPDVVSQPSATHPSSLSRLPTSCPVSEPLIPPPASSPPKTSSPPLSSPRSPTSAPTVSHPGRRSPKVKQDPVVGGKPPRSPILSRRSYLSPVRGRRRLVQDALHGGGDPYQALYNYIPRNEDELELKEGDVVDVMEKCDDGWFVGTSRRSKLFGTFPGNYVKQL; encoded by the exons gGACTGAGTCTCACTCATCAGACCTAG ATTCCTGGCGGTCTCGCAGTGCAAACAATGGTCTTAAAAATGGAGATGCCAACAGCTCTTCCCTTGCCGCCAAAGGCTTTCGAAGTGTCAGACCCAACCTGCAGGACAAAAAGTCACCCACACAG GATGTCAGTCCCTTACCACTGCCACCCCCCAGGAGAGAGAGCTTTCACTTTTTGCCCACTGGCACCAAACCACCAGACTACAGCTCCATCATTAATCTGACTAATGACCTGAGTCCTGGAACGTTAACGTtcacaaagaaagacaaagcaGTCTTGAAAGAGTCCTACTCCGTTAGCAGCATGTCTTCTTACTCCTACTCAAAGACGAGTGCGAACTCAGTCCAACAGATTGATCAGTCCACTGTTCCAAATGATATGAGCAACTTCAGTGCATCTGCCACTGCTAATACCCAGGAACGTAAAGTTTCTTCCCTTAAACTAACCCCTGTCACTATCCCTGACCCCCCTGCTCATCTTAACTCCCAAGCTGATGCTCACTCCAAGACCCAGACCACACGCTTCCCTCCACAAACTTCCCCGCCTCCACCAAAAGGTCCAGTTCCTTCTCAACCCCCATCACAGACCGCTTCACTTTCTGTTCACTTGGGCGAAGAGAATCTGAAAAAGCCAGCATCATTGGGGTCAAATCCAAGAGTGGAAGTCAAGATCCCAGATCAGACCCCAACTTCAGCTCCGTCCCAGATGGAGATGTCAAAGCCTCCTCCTGCAGTTCCACCAAGACCTTCGCCTGCAGAACTGTTG GGCCAGGTTCTCTCTCACGCCATGAATGGAAGTTCACATCCTCAGAGGCCCATGTCTCCTCCGTCGTATCCATCACCTCCTGCCTCTCTCCACACTGGGCTACAGAGACAGAGCAGGAGCTCAG agggCTGTGAGTCGTTCACCAGAGAGTCTGTGGTTTCAGGCCACACCAGCGTCAGGAGCACCGTGCCCATCGCTCGGTTctcagaggaggaaaagaaagtgTCTGTCGTCAAAGCCCCGCATTATGAAGGCATCGGCCCTGTGGACGAATCAGGCATTCCTATTGCCATTCGCACG ACGGTGGACAGGCCCAAAGATTGGTACAAAACGATGTTCAAACAGATTCACAAAGTCCACAAAGCAG ATGATGACTATTCTGACACATACAGTGCAACATATGCTTTCATAAACAGCG AGGACCACAGCCTGCCATCCAGCGTCACCATGGCCCACCCGCCTCCTCGGACGCACACATACAGGCCTCTGTCCAAAAGCCCTTCCGACAACGGAGGGCAGCTGGGAACTCGGGAGCCTTTGCCATCCCCCGTgcccccaccacctccacccATGCCATCCCTCCTTCAGCTCAGAGCCAGAGACAGCGACCGTGAGAAAGATTCACCAGACAT GAACTTATGGGGTCCTCCAGACAGGAAAGTGGACACACGAAAGTACCGCGCAGAGCCCAAGAGTATTTTTGAGTATGAGCCCGGCAAGTCTTCTATTTTAGAGCACGAAAGACCA ACATCCCTCCACATCGCTCCTGCTGACAAGGCTTTGGAGAGACCTGCAAG tgCTGCCAGCGACTACAGGAAGAGAAGGAAGTCTGAGCCTTCGAGTTCCCAAGTGAATGCTCAGtctcagagcagagctgcaaCTTCTCCTAAACCAGTGGATGCCTACAGAGCCAGCAGCAGCCTAAAGAAACCTGTCATTCGTTCCTCGCCATCCTCACCCTCCAGAGCCAAAG GTGGGGACGCATgcaacatttattcaaacaaaatgtcCACCCCAGCTCCCTACGACAGTATCTCACTTCCTCCCATCCCTTCTGGCTCTGATCGTGTCCATGAGGATGCCAACGAGGAAGGCAGCTCTTCTTCAAAGCAGTCTGTCTGTTGTACAAACAGTTGGCAGACAAAAAGCCAGGATGCTGAGACGTGGAGCAGTGCGGAGGAGGCGCCGCCCTCCTCTGAGAAGCTCAAATCTCGTAGTTGTGATGACTTGCTCAATGATGGGCATTCTGGCTCAGGTGGTCAAAACGCCACTCGCTCAGAAAGTGCTGGGTCGCTGGTGTGCGACGGGAACCCCGCGACAGTTTCATCCTCCACGCAGTCGCTGCCTCATCTCCATCGGCGACGTGCACACGATTCCCCAGGTTTTCTCCAGCTTTATCGGAAGATGCACCAGATCGATCGAGCTCACCTCATCCCATCTGAAGTCATCCGTTCTGTTCGTGCTCGTATCCTGGAACTAGAGCGTCAGCCTCATCTACATCGCCATCGCCTCTCTCCTTGGGCGCCCTCCTGGGGTGTGGAAGTGCCAAGAGATATGGTGCCAAATCGTATTTCTGAATATGAGCGTCTCATTCAGAAGTCCAAATCCATGCCTAACTTGGGTGATGGCGAGGGGCCTTCAGGGACCACCACGCCGGGTGGCTCGTCATCTCGAGCTagcagtggtggtggtgggacgCCCAGTTATTCAAAACGCCGTTTTTCTGTAGAATCATTGCTGGAGGAGGACAACAATGGAAACAGCAGGACTGTACCTCAAAGCATGGATCACATACCTCGAAGCCCACCTGAAGGCCAGCCTCGTGTTGGGCCAGAGCCTGGTCAGTCATTTCCTACTCCTCCTGTTCCCCAAGGCCCACAGGCCAATCCTGACTATTCTGACAGTGAGCAGGATGCTATTGCATCTGACCTCAGTGATTTCATTCAGGTGGAGGGTTCTTCATTTTGCAGTGAGAGTGAATTTGATCATTGCTCGCTAACTTCATCCGAGAGCCTTTACGGGTCTTCTACCCTCCACCATCACCACCTTcgccatcaccaccaccaccaccatcaccaccaccttCCTGGTCACCAAAGCCTAGGACAGAGTCAAGGCTACCAGCACCGCCACCTCATCAGCACCTGCAAAGGCCGCTGCCCGGCCTCATACACCCGCTTCACAACCATGCTTCGTCATGAGAGGGAGCGAGCGCGGCAAGAGCACCAGAGATCCTCACAGCAGAATCACAGCAGCCATTCCCAGAATCAGGCCTCGCCGTCCCAACAAGCGATGTCCAAGCTGGCCTTCTTGGTCAGCCCAGTGCCTTTCCGCAGGAAAAAGGACTCACCGCCTACCTCTAGAAGAAGCGGTGCTGGCGGAGGTCGAGGTAGCAGACCCAAGTCTAAACAGGCCATTTACGAGGCCCTAGATGCAGCCTTGAGAGACATTTATGAGCACATTCAAGCGGAGAGAGGCCACAGAAGCTCTAGGCCACCCGACGATAGCATCTTGAGGAGAATATTGGCTGAGCTGCTGCCAAGCGTGCCTGAAAGAAGCTCCTCTTTGCGAGTGACGAGAGGTTGCTGGCACAGAGGTCATTCTTCTGCATCTGTTTACCCTGATGGAAGCCCTACTGGGTGTGCTTCATACAGAGGAGAACCCTCCACACCAAGCTTCCAGTCACCACGGTTACAGTCACCAGTCAGTGCCTGTTACGGACGATATTTGGAGGCCTCAAACAATAATGAATATGGAGACGAGCAGGGCAACGGAAACGGTCTCTGTTATTCAG acCAGGATGTATCCAGGAGTTATTCCACCATGGATGGACGCCATACCCCGCAGAGCAGAAGGCCAACTCCTGACAGAGAG AAACAGCCTGCAAGAGCCATTTATGATTTTAAGGCACAAACAACGAA GGagttgacatttaaaaaggGTGATGAAGTGAGCATCATCAGGCAAATAGATAACAACTGGTATGAAGGAGAACACAGAGGACGGGTGGGGATATTCCCCATAGCGTACGTGGAG AAGATGCCATCCTCAGAAAAGCAGCAGCCGATTCGTCCTCCTCCACCAGCACACGTCCGAGAGATCGGAGAGGCAGTGGCCCGCTTTAACTTCAACGCTGACACTAATGTGGAGCTGTCACTAAGAAAG GGCGAGAGAGTTGTCGTATTAAGGCAGGTGGATCAGAACTGGTACGAGGGCAAGATCCCCGGCACAACCAAACAGGGCATCTTTCCCGTGTCCTACGTTGACATTGTGAAGCACTCGCCGTCCAAGAGCTCCACCCACCACATAGATCCACATGGTTACCATAGCAACAGGACCCCAAGCTCCACGCCCGTCAAG CCGGTCTATCACCTGCCTCCATTTTCCACCACTTGTGACCTCCCTTCCCCTCAATCCTCTCTGAGAAGACCTGACCTCCAGGCTGTCACCAGCGAGTGGCTGTCGCTCACATTGGACCCATCAGCGTCCATCCCAGCCACCCCTGTaccacacacacctcccccTCTCCCCACTGACCTTTCCTCTGTCCTCACGGCTCGAGAGCCAACACCAATCTCGCCCGCTCCATCGCAAAAAGGCTTCTCCCTTTCACATCAGGCACCTTCCAGAATGCCACCTTTCACTGAGAGAGGTGTCGGTTTAGGCCACACCCCCGCTGCTCTTCCTTTCTCCCAACCtactccaccacctcctcctcctcttcctccacccaTCTCTCACTCTTCATTCAACTCCTCACTACCTGATGCTTCACTTCGATATACCAGTGACAGGGGGTTACATATCAGTGAAGCGGTCCAAACTGGATCCGTTACTAAGCCAGAAATTGACTCCTGCGCAGAGTCAGCACCAGAACAGCCATCCACACAACTTCCAGAGCAGCATAAGTCCAATgcttctgaaaacaaaagcagcaaaatgcctGACATCGAGTTATATGTAAAAGACCCATATGACGAGCTGTTGTCTGAGGTTCTAGACGGTTCCAGCCGAGCAGCTGATGGTGACGTTTCAAAAGTGCTTGCAGTAGATTCCACACCTGCCAAGGTCACCGAATCTCAGAGCAGACGGTTCCAGAAAAAAGACCAAGAGTCTCATCAGTTAGCAGTGAAACCTGCAGCAGTCGTTGAAGTCAGAGACTCACCTGGCAGCGTTCATTTAAAGGTGCAGTTTCACAAACCTCTAACAATGACGCCGCAGCCTGCTCTGTGGGCGGAGCAGTCAGTGTCTCTGAGTGAACAAGCTGCTGATGATCAGAGGCCACCGTCAGCAGAAGGAATGGGATACACAGAATTATTCATTGAGGAAGAGGACGaagagctgaaagacaaagaggaaaacattaGAGTTTTAAATGAGAGACTCAGTCCGCAG GCCGAagtgtctttttcttctctgactCGATTACCTCACTCCGGTCTCCCCTCATCCCCCACACAACCACCTGTGACCTCTACGCTTCCTCCCCCTTCTCCATCTTCTCCATCATCTGCTTTACCCCGatcacagcagcagaaccacagCATGGTCCCTGTCTGTCCTCCCGTCTCCCCTCGCCCCCCATCCCTCCCTCATTTCACAACGTCTCCGCTTCCCGCGGTGTCTCCCTGTCCGTCtgtcccctctcctccccctcacTCCTCTCCAGACGTCGTCTCACAGCCGTCTGCCACACACCCCTCGAGTCTGTCTCGTCTGCCTACGTCCTGCCCCGTCTCAGAGCCACTTATCCCTCCCCCTGCTTCGTCTCCCCCTAAaacctcctcccctcccctctcctctccacgCTCTCCCACTTCTGCCCCCACTGTATCACATCCAGGACGTAGGTCCCCTAAGGTGAAG